One Dehalococcoidia bacterium genomic region harbors:
- the gvpA gene encoding gas vesicle structural protein GvpA (There are 14 genes on the gvp gene cluster in halophilic archaea. The product of gvpA is a structural component of gas vesicles, which provide buoyancy to cells and promote flotation. It has been reported that the products of gvpAO and gvpFGJKLM represent the minimal set required for gas vesicle formation in halophilic archaea.): MAVEKTMASSSLVEVVDRILDKGIVVDAWARVSLVGIELLTIEARVVVASVETFLKYAEAVGLTATATA; this comes from the coding sequence ATGGCAGTAGAAAAGACAATGGCATCGTCCAGCCTGGTGGAAGTTGTTGACCGGATCCTGGACAAGGGCATCGTCGTCGACGCATGGGCCAGGGTATCGCTCGTCGGCATTGAATTGCTCACAATCGAAGCCAGGGTAGTGGTCGCTTCAGTCGAGACCTTCCTGAAATACGCTGAAGCAGTTGGACTGACCGCGACGGCAACCGCTTAG
- the gvpA gene encoding gas vesicle structural protein GvpA (There are 14 genes on the gvp gene cluster in halophilic archaea. The product of gvpA is a structural component of gas vesicles, which provide buoyancy to cells and promote flotation. It has been reported that the products of gvpAO and gvpFGJKLM represent the minimal set required for gas vesicle formation in halophilic archaea.) has translation MAVEKTMASSSLVEVVDRILDKGIVVDAWARVSLVGIELLTIEARVVVASVETFLKYAEAVGLTATATA, from the coding sequence ATGGCTGTAGAAAAAACCATGGCATCATCGAGTCTGGTGGAAGTCGTTGACCGGATTCTGGACAAGGGCATCGTCGTCGACGCATGGGCCAGGGTATCGCTCGTCGGCATCGAATTGCTCACCATAGAAGCCCGGGTAGTAGTCGCTTCAGTTGAGACCTTCCTGAAATACGCCGAGGCAGTTGGACTGACCGCTACGGCAACCGCCTAG
- the gvpN gene encoding gas vesicle protein GvpN: protein MAIGELTTVLEPRALADFVETDRTKALTSRMLAYIKAGFPVHLRGTTGTGKTTLALHVAGLIGRPVIMMHGDEEFSTSDLVGGEYGYRVSKVVDNFIHTVLKTEEDMSRKWVDNRLTVACKYGFTLIYDEFTRSRPEANNVLLAVLQEKMMDLPPGNGNGDYLKVDPNFVAIFTSNPEDYAGVYRSQDALRDRMITLDLDYFDRETEISVTHAKSGLPLADVEKIVSIVRELRESPECEFAPTVRGCIMIAKTLQVINGGPVAAGNILFRQICQDILASETSRVGSRNSQLKVKDRVGLLIDKYCAADAIAQIEMPSGFEPLTVPLLERETQENSRFQMDLAATLSR from the coding sequence ATGGCAATCGGAGAATTAACTACCGTTCTGGAGCCAAGGGCTCTGGCAGATTTTGTGGAAACCGATCGGACCAAAGCCCTCACCAGTCGCATGCTGGCCTACATCAAGGCCGGTTTTCCAGTTCACCTTCGGGGGACGACGGGCACCGGGAAAACCACACTGGCGTTGCACGTTGCCGGTTTGATTGGGCGTCCCGTAATCATGATGCATGGCGACGAAGAATTCAGCACCTCCGATCTCGTTGGGGGTGAATACGGTTACCGGGTGAGCAAAGTGGTAGACAACTTCATCCATACGGTTCTCAAGACCGAGGAAGACATGTCTCGAAAATGGGTCGATAACCGCCTCACCGTCGCCTGTAAGTACGGTTTTACGCTCATTTACGATGAATTCACCCGGTCGCGACCTGAAGCCAATAACGTTTTGCTTGCGGTTCTGCAGGAGAAAATGATGGACTTGCCGCCGGGCAACGGGAACGGGGATTACCTCAAGGTTGACCCGAACTTCGTGGCGATCTTCACCAGCAACCCCGAGGATTACGCCGGAGTCTACCGAAGCCAGGACGCTCTTCGCGATCGGATGATCACCCTGGATTTGGATTACTTCGACCGGGAAACTGAAATCAGTGTCACTCATGCCAAATCCGGCTTGCCGCTCGCGGATGTTGAAAAGATAGTCAGCATTGTTCGCGAACTGCGTGAATCGCCGGAGTGCGAATTCGCGCCCACCGTTCGGGGCTGTATTATGATTGCCAAGACCTTGCAGGTGATCAACGGCGGCCCTGTTGCAGCCGGCAATATCCTGTTCCGGCAAATCTGCCAGGATATTCTGGCCTCGGAAACCAGCCGTGTGGGCAGCAGGAATAGCCAGCTAAAGGTAAAAGACCGGGTCGGCCTGTTGATCGATAAATACTGTGCGGCTGATGCCATTGCGCAAATAGAGATGCCCTCCGGCTTCGAACCCCTCACGGTTCCCCTTCTCGAAAGGGAGACTCAGGAGAATTCGAGGTTTCAGATGGATCTTGCCGCCACTCTCAGTAGATAA
- a CDS encoding GvpL/GvpF family gas vesicle protein, with product MLRGELVAGSRKPARLDMETEGKYIYGIIGTDGVRNFGPVGIGGRDDTVSTISYQDISAVISNFPMGRYELSRANLIGHQRVVERVMKEYAVLPVRAFTVAANAEEVRDFLRKRYRELTRLLKEFDNKIELGLSAYWKDMASIFQEIVDENKDIRQLKQAIVSSPNPNSINQKIILGGMVERAIKVKKEKEQEEIIHPLKRIAADICRNEASGDAMVLNAAFLVDRSSEKEFDIRVDELDQKYGARLKFKYVGPLPPYNFVTSNI from the coding sequence GTGCTAAGAGGCGAGCTGGTAGCCGGTAGCAGAAAACCAGCAAGGTTGGATATGGAAACAGAAGGCAAATACATCTATGGCATCATCGGCACGGATGGAGTACGGAACTTCGGTCCGGTAGGGATCGGGGGGCGTGACGATACGGTTTCCACCATCAGCTATCAGGATATCAGTGCGGTTATCAGTAATTTCCCCATGGGCCGATACGAACTCAGCAGAGCCAATCTCATCGGCCACCAGAGAGTTGTCGAACGGGTGATGAAAGAATACGCGGTGTTGCCTGTGAGAGCCTTCACTGTGGCCGCCAATGCTGAGGAGGTACGGGATTTTCTGAGGAAGCGTTACCGTGAACTGACCCGACTGTTGAAGGAATTCGACAATAAGATAGAGCTCGGCTTATCTGCCTACTGGAAAGATATGGCTTCCATTTTCCAAGAGATCGTCGATGAGAACAAGGACATACGACAACTCAAGCAGGCCATAGTTTCGTCTCCCAATCCAAATAGCATTAATCAAAAGATCATTCTGGGTGGGATGGTTGAAAGAGCCATCAAGGTGAAAAAGGAGAAGGAGCAGGAAGAGATTATTCATCCCCTGAAGAGGATTGCCGCGGACATCTGCCGGAATGAGGCCAGCGGTGATGCGATGGTGCTGAATGCGGCGTTTCTGGTCGACCGGAGCAGCGAGAAGGAATTTGACATCAGGGTTGATGAGCTGGACCAGAAGTACGGCGCGAGATTGAAATTCAAGTATGTCGGCCCTTTGCCGCCATACAACTTTGTCACTTCAAATATATAA
- a CDS encoding Hsp20/alpha crystallin family protein — protein MPDGKKAGEAEFDFGIGKLRFSNMFKGIGNLIDMAAKLGEETEEIERSGEIQGLPKDVKGVYGFSIKTLAGNKPVVETFGNIKDSPRGPVVEEIREPIMDIFDEEAHIMVIVELPGVDEKNINIEVAGDILKLAATGKNSKYAKEVLLPASVDINAMATSYKNGILEITLPKCQ, from the coding sequence ATGCCGGATGGGAAAAAGGCAGGCGAGGCTGAGTTTGACTTTGGTATCGGGAAGTTGCGATTCAGCAACATGTTCAAGGGGATCGGAAACCTGATCGATATGGCAGCCAAGCTGGGCGAAGAAACTGAGGAGATCGAGAGATCTGGCGAGATCCAAGGCTTGCCCAAAGATGTCAAAGGGGTTTACGGGTTTAGCATCAAGACTCTGGCCGGCAACAAGCCGGTGGTCGAGACTTTTGGCAACATTAAAGACTCGCCGCGCGGTCCGGTGGTGGAGGAAATCAGAGAGCCGATCATGGATATCTTTGATGAAGAGGCTCATATTATGGTCATCGTCGAACTGCCCGGTGTGGATGAGAAGAATATTAACATCGAAGTGGCCGGGGACATACTGAAGCTGGCTGCTACAGGCAAAAACAGCAAGTATGCCAAAGAAGTCCTGCTTCCCGCCAGCGTAGATATCAACGCGATGGCAACGAGCTATAAAAACGGGATATTGGAAATCACACTGCCCAAGTGCCAGTAA
- a CDS encoding CDC48 family AAA ATPase — protein MGNIREQLTLRVAEAKARDVGRAIARIDPSDLKQLGIEVGDVIRIHGKRMTVAKAMPAYVEDRGKSTIQIDGLVRGNAQVSLDEKVSVQTISFHPAEKIVLRPLTLMKAMRQDRDIKYIGSLLDGLPLIEGDTIRATLFGARSQDFTVLSTVPGNAVSVHPTTKVEIRGTSDAKPKSPSVSYEDIGGVAKAVGRVREMIELPLKYPQVFERLGIDPPKGVLLHGPPGCGKTLLARAVANETDAYFVHISGPEIMGKFYGESEGRLRKVFDEAKANAPAILFIDEIDSIAPKREEMGGEKQVERRVVAQLLALMDGLESRGEVIVIGATNIPNVLDPALRRPGRFDREIEIGIPDQKGRLAILNIHTRGMPLDADVDLEKLSAITHGFVGADLQALCREAAMSALRTIMPDIDFQTETVPYETLLSLNVKLADFKEALKEVEPSAIREVFVEVPNVKWEDIGGLANVKSALIEAVEWPLTYRELFEQIHTKPPKGILLSGTPGTGKTLVAKALANETQVNFISVKGPELMSKYVGESERGVRELFKKAKQASPCLLFFDEIDALVPSRGSSGGDSQTTERVISQFLTEMDGIEELAGVLVLAATNRKDLIDAAILRPGRFDLIIDFPFPDEAAREEIFKVHTRSKPLAPDVKLRSLAGESHGLAGSDIEAVVREASMMAIREYLKSQIHDTGPTIRMNQFTQSIDTIRNRRTG, from the coding sequence ATGGGGAATATCAGGGAACAGTTGACCCTCAGGGTAGCCGAGGCAAAGGCCAGGGACGTAGGCAGAGCAATTGCCAGGATTGACCCCAGCGACCTCAAGCAGCTGGGTATTGAAGTGGGAGACGTCATCCGGATTCATGGCAAACGAATGACGGTAGCCAAGGCAATGCCCGCCTACGTGGAAGATCGCGGAAAATCAACGATTCAGATCGACGGACTGGTGAGGGGTAACGCCCAGGTATCGCTCGATGAGAAGGTCAGTGTTCAGACAATCTCATTTCATCCTGCCGAAAAGATCGTGCTTCGCCCTCTGACTTTGATGAAGGCGATGCGGCAAGACCGGGATATCAAATATATCGGCAGCCTGCTGGATGGGCTTCCTCTGATCGAGGGGGATACGATAAGGGCCACCCTCTTCGGCGCTCGCAGCCAGGATTTCACCGTTCTTTCTACCGTACCCGGAAATGCGGTCTCTGTTCACCCCACCACCAAGGTTGAAATCCGAGGCACATCTGATGCCAAACCCAAGTCGCCCAGTGTTTCCTACGAGGATATCGGCGGTGTGGCCAAGGCGGTTGGCCGCGTAAGGGAAATGATAGAACTCCCGCTCAAATACCCTCAGGTCTTTGAACGCCTGGGCATTGATCCGCCCAAAGGCGTACTGCTTCACGGCCCGCCGGGTTGTGGCAAGACGCTGCTGGCAAGGGCAGTTGCCAATGAAACCGATGCCTACTTTGTCCATATCAGCGGACCGGAGATCATGGGCAAATTCTACGGGGAATCCGAAGGCCGTCTCCGGAAGGTTTTTGATGAGGCCAAAGCCAACGCGCCGGCTATTCTCTTCATTGACGAGATCGACTCGATTGCCCCGAAGCGGGAGGAGATGGGAGGAGAAAAGCAGGTTGAGCGCAGAGTGGTTGCCCAGTTGCTTGCTTTAATGGATGGCCTGGAATCGCGCGGTGAGGTGATTGTCATCGGCGCCACCAACATCCCAAATGTCCTGGATCCGGCGCTGCGAAGGCCGGGAAGATTCGACCGGGAGATTGAGATCGGTATCCCCGACCAGAAAGGAAGGCTGGCAATTCTGAATATCCATACGCGCGGGATGCCCCTGGATGCCGATGTCGATCTGGAAAAACTATCGGCGATCACTCATGGATTTGTGGGAGCCGACCTGCAGGCTCTGTGCCGGGAAGCTGCCATGAGCGCCCTGAGAACCATTATGCCGGATATCGACTTCCAGACTGAAACCGTCCCTTACGAGACCCTTCTCTCACTCAATGTAAAACTGGCAGACTTCAAAGAAGCGCTCAAAGAGGTGGAACCTTCGGCCATCCGCGAGGTCTTTGTGGAGGTGCCGAACGTCAAATGGGAAGATATCGGTGGGCTCGCCAATGTAAAGAGCGCATTGATCGAGGCCGTTGAATGGCCGCTGACATACAGAGAACTGTTTGAGCAAATTCATACCAAGCCGCCCAAGGGAATTCTGCTCTCCGGCACACCGGGAACAGGCAAAACTCTGGTGGCCAAGGCCCTGGCCAATGAGACACAGGTAAACTTCATCTCTGTTAAAGGGCCGGAGCTGATGAGCAAGTACGTCGGGGAGTCCGAACGAGGGGTCAGGGAACTGTTCAAAAAAGCAAAACAGGCCAGCCCATGCCTGCTGTTCTTCGACGAGATCGATGCGCTGGTCCCCTCAAGAGGCTCCAGCGGCGGTGATTCACAAACCACCGAAAGAGTAATCAGTCAGTTCTTGACCGAGATGGACGGCATCGAAGAGTTGGCCGGAGTTCTGGTTCTGGCAGCCACCAACCGAAAGGATTTGATCGATGCCGCTATTCTCAGGCCGGGACGATTCGATTTGATCATCGATTTCCCATTCCCCGATGAAGCGGCTCGTGAAGAGATATTTAAAGTCCATACCAGAAGCAAACCCCTTGCCCCTGATGTGAAGCTGCGGTCTCTGGCAGGTGAGAGTCACGGTCTTGCCGGTTCAGATATCGAAGCGGTTGTAAGAGAGGCGTCAATGATGGCAATACGGGAATATCTCAAGTCTCAGATTCATGATACTGGCCCCACGATCCGCATGAATCAGTTCACTCAGTCAATCGATACCATCAGGAACCGGAGGACAGGGTGA
- a CDS encoding GvpL/GvpF family gas vesicle protein, with protein MTAQAGKYIYGIIERPQNNVFSLEDFEGVGTIEQGDLLAVVGSSPVRTCDLLDEQLQASDVRRHQLVLERILKDRTVIPMSFGIIARDENDVKKLLQSAYDDFKDTIRELDNRIELNLQVRCCESEALILRHVASTDETVRKLREALASASAEITESVKLELGKAVVAAIAERKAEYARDIVSALSKIADQSLAGKLTAKDMIINESFLVLREKEAEFDHTVNGLGEKYGDRLKFKYIGPMPPYSFVNLAVTMINAQTVDGARKVLGLDSETTLVEIKKAHRALARQYHPDSNHGEPDGVESFERITQAFDILVKYVRKCKAGDDGTISFEPDHIEDVLVITRRR; from the coding sequence GTGACGGCTCAAGCAGGGAAGTACATCTACGGTATCATTGAGCGGCCACAGAACAACGTGTTTTCGCTTGAGGACTTTGAAGGCGTCGGCACAATTGAACAGGGAGACCTGTTAGCGGTGGTCGGCTCCTCACCGGTGAGAACCTGCGACCTTCTCGATGAGCAACTCCAGGCCTCTGATGTGCGAAGGCATCAATTGGTTCTGGAAAGGATATTGAAGGACCGGACGGTGATTCCGATGAGTTTTGGAATCATTGCCAGAGACGAAAATGATGTCAAAAAGCTCCTTCAATCGGCCTATGATGATTTCAAAGATACCATCAGGGAACTCGATAACCGGATCGAACTCAACCTTCAGGTGAGGTGTTGCGAGTCGGAGGCTTTGATCCTGAGACACGTGGCAAGCACGGATGAGACCGTCAGGAAACTGAGGGAAGCATTGGCCTCGGCCAGCGCTGAGATAACCGAAAGCGTGAAGCTGGAATTAGGTAAAGCCGTTGTTGCGGCAATAGCCGAGCGCAAAGCCGAGTACGCTCGGGACATCGTCAGTGCGTTGAGCAAGATAGCCGATCAGAGTCTTGCCGGCAAACTCACGGCAAAGGATATGATTATCAACGAGTCTTTTCTAGTGCTGCGAGAGAAAGAAGCGGAGTTTGACCACACCGTAAACGGATTGGGAGAAAAGTATGGGGATCGATTGAAATTCAAGTATATCGGTCCCATGCCGCCTTACAGCTTTGTGAATCTGGCAGTCACCATGATTAATGCTCAGACCGTTGATGGCGCCAGAAAGGTATTGGGCCTGGACAGCGAGACAACCCTTGTCGAGATCAAAAAGGCCCATCGGGCATTAGCCAGGCAATACCACCCGGATAGCAATCACGGCGAACCGGATGGGGTGGAAAGCTTTGAACGGATCACCCAGGCATTCGACATACTGGTGAAATACGTCCGGAAGTGCAAAGCGGGGGACGACGGAACGATTTCATTTGAACCGGATCACATTGAGGATGTTCTGGTCATCACTCGCCGGAGGTAA
- a CDS encoding GvpL/GvpF family gas vesicle protein yields MAKTGKYVYCIIPTQQEISFDHAGIEADSRIYTINHGDIAAVVSDTSMTICDPIRKNMLAHNRVLEAIMREYTVLPARFGLIADSQDKLKGLLAEYYPKLKTFISMLDNRIEVGIKVFWQKEKVLAILESRDQKLTRLRQAIKESPPAKAEVLLIEAGQLVRSQVEAWQSEVGNEIYMALIRIAVDGRHNYPVDISNILNASFLLDKSKEEKFDNAVEELDKKHGHWTNIRYLKPVPPYNFVNLEMCLQ; encoded by the coding sequence ATGGCAAAAACAGGAAAATATGTCTACTGTATCATTCCCACACAGCAGGAGATCAGCTTTGATCACGCGGGAATCGAAGCTGACAGCCGGATTTACACCATCAATCATGGCGATATCGCGGCTGTGGTCAGCGATACTTCGATGACTATTTGCGATCCGATCCGAAAAAATATGCTGGCACACAATCGAGTGCTGGAGGCAATTATGCGGGAGTATACCGTGCTTCCGGCACGCTTCGGGCTCATTGCCGATAGCCAGGACAAGCTGAAAGGCCTGCTTGCGGAATACTATCCCAAACTGAAGACCTTCATCTCCATGTTGGATAACAGAATAGAGGTCGGGATAAAAGTCTTCTGGCAAAAGGAAAAAGTGCTGGCAATTCTTGAGAGCAGAGACCAGAAACTCACTAGACTCCGGCAAGCCATAAAAGAATCGCCCCCGGCGAAAGCTGAAGTTTTGCTGATCGAAGCGGGTCAGTTGGTCAGATCACAAGTCGAAGCATGGCAATCAGAAGTAGGTAATGAGATATACATGGCCCTGATCAGGATTGCGGTCGACGGTCGCCACAATTATCCCGTAGACATATCCAACATACTGAATGCGTCTTTCCTTCTGGATAAATCCAAAGAGGAGAAATTCGATAACGCAGTGGAAGAACTTGATAAAAAACATGGCCACTGGACAAACATCCGATATCTCAAGCCAGTTCCCCCTTACAACTTTGTGAACCTCGAAATGTGTTTGCAGTAA
- a CDS encoding gas vesicle protein GvpG, translating into MAFIIDDILIKILMAPVAGPVNLGMKLLETIRDELDRELFPDEAQIRNKLVELGTLLEAGQISEAAYDAQETLWIEKWRAIQESKGAQ; encoded by the coding sequence ATGGCTTTCATCATCGATGATATTTTGATCAAGATTCTGATGGCGCCCGTGGCTGGTCCGGTCAACCTGGGCATGAAGCTGTTGGAAACCATCAGGGATGAGCTGGACCGTGAACTGTTTCCGGATGAGGCCCAGATCCGCAACAAGCTGGTAGAACTCGGCACCCTACTGGAAGCGGGGCAAATCAGTGAAGCAGCGTATGATGCCCAGGAAACCCTATGGATAGAAAAATGGCGGGCAATTCAAGAAAGCAAAGGAGCGCAGTAA
- a CDS encoding gas vesicle protein K gives MAIEIDEGNLKQGLLGLVVTLVEIIQDALRHQAVRRMEGGSLTEPEMERLGEALMELDTAVAQIKEDLGIAETVKSIMDGLDQVVDNLIDDFINPNKWLAGADGGRLN, from the coding sequence ATGGCCATAGAAATCGACGAGGGGAATTTGAAGCAGGGGCTTCTGGGACTGGTGGTAACACTGGTGGAGATTATCCAGGATGCCCTGCGCCATCAGGCGGTAAGAAGAATGGAGGGTGGCAGTCTCACTGAGCCGGAAATGGAAAGACTGGGGGAAGCGCTTATGGAACTCGATACTGCTGTTGCACAGATAAAGGAGGACCTGGGAATTGCCGAAACAGTCAAGAGCATCATGGATGGGCTGGATCAAGTGGTGGATAACCTAATAGATGACTTCATCAATCCCAATAAGTGGCTGGCAGGCGCAGATGGAGGTAGGTTGAATTGA
- a CDS encoding GvpL/GvpF family gas vesicle protein: MNNNNEPKHGRYVYCIAESSEKVNLGPIGLDGNEVYSVPANGLCVVVHDCSAKAYTSDDEQTLHRWIINHQEIVKSASERFGTVLPMRFDTIVQDTEKGSADENIRRWLTEDEGDLRGKLDRIRGKEEYGVQISWDPKIISETISDTDPEISRMKEEIKGKSKGLAYMYQQRLEKLIKRTMENQAENRFKDFYQRIKGCVDEIKVERTKTGEERPMLANLSCLVRQGELGCLANELEKIDKTSGFFVRFTGPWPPYSFVAVE, translated from the coding sequence TTGAATAATAATAATGAGCCCAAGCATGGCCGATACGTCTACTGCATCGCCGAAAGCAGTGAGAAAGTCAATCTGGGACCCATCGGCCTTGACGGCAACGAGGTGTATTCTGTCCCGGCCAATGGTCTTTGTGTGGTCGTTCACGATTGTTCCGCCAAGGCCTATACTTCTGACGACGAACAGACTCTGCATCGCTGGATCATCAATCACCAGGAAATCGTCAAAAGCGCATCAGAGAGGTTCGGCACGGTTCTTCCCATGAGGTTTGACACGATCGTTCAGGACACAGAGAAGGGCAGCGCCGATGAGAATATCCGCAGGTGGCTTACAGAAGACGAGGGGGATCTCAGAGGTAAACTGGATCGGATCAGAGGCAAGGAAGAATACGGGGTTCAGATATCGTGGGACCCGAAGATAATATCAGAAACAATCAGCGATACCGACCCGGAGATCAGTCGCATGAAAGAAGAGATTAAAGGGAAATCAAAAGGATTGGCCTACATGTATCAACAGCGTCTGGAAAAACTCATCAAAAGGACAATGGAAAACCAGGCCGAGAATCGCTTCAAGGATTTCTACCAGCGAATCAAGGGGTGCGTGGATGAAATTAAGGTCGAACGGACAAAAACGGGGGAAGAGAGGCCGATGCTGGCAAATCTCTCGTGCCTTGTTCGTCAGGGCGAGTTGGGATGCCTGGCCAATGAATTGGAAAAGATCGATAAAACCAGCGGTTTCTTCGTCCGATTCACCGGACCCTGGCCTCCTTACAGTTTTGTGGCTGTGGAATAA